In Achromobacter pestifer, the DNA window CATCTTGTGGCAACCTCCCGCGCTCAATCCTTTGACGGGCCAGAACGTAATCAAGCTCGTCGAACCCGCATTCGACGGACTTCAGCCTTTTTTCATCTTCGTGAGCGACTATCCCGTCGGCGCCTTGGCCGCGCGCCTGGACGGCATCCCCGCCGGCACGGCCGTGGCGCTGGTGGATGGCGACGGCCGCATTCTGCTTGAAGCCGACCGCGCGCGGTCCATCACTCACCCGGATGGGCCAGTGCGCACGGCCCTGACCTCCCACTCATGGAAGCAAACCGGACCAAAACCGCAGACGCACTACCAGCATGGCATCTTCAGTGTCAGCGGCCCGCTGCTGGACACCGGCTGGACCCTGGTGTACGCCTATCCCTGGCGCACCGTCGCCGCCGCGCTCCTGCCCAGCCTGGCGCTGTATCTGACCGTGACCATCCTGCTGCTCAGCACGCTCTGGGCGCTGTTGCTGTGGTTCAACCGCAAGGCGCTGGTCCCCGTGTATCGCCGCTCCCAGCACGTGTTCGAAAGCGAGCACATGAATCGCTCCATCATCGCATCGGCGCAGTTCGGCGTGGGCCTGGTGTCGTGCGCGAGCGGCAAGGCGCTGCTACAGAACGCGATGATGCAGCGCTACTCCGCCCGAGCCGCCGCCGGCGTGTCGCTGCACGGCTTGCTGCGCGACTGCCATGACCGCGGCGACCGCGACGCCTGGGTCCAGCGCGACCGCGAAGTCACCTTGAAGCTGGACGACGGCCGCGAGTGCGAGCTGCTGGTCAATATCGTCAAGACGCGCTACCACGGCGACGACGTGCTGCTGTGCAGCTTCTCTGATGCGACGGCGCGCAAGGACATCGAGAAGCGGCGCGAAGACGCCAGGATCGCCGCCATCGACGCTGCCCGGGCCAAGTCCGTATTCCTGGCGACCATGAGCCACGAAATCCGCACACCCTTGAATCTGGTGCTGGGCCATCTGGAACTGCTGGACCGGGATCCGAACGCCGTGGGCCAAGGCGGACGCCTGCGCACCGTCCGCGAGGCCTCGCGCGCGCTGGTCGATCTGATCAATGACATCCTGGACGTGTCGCGGATGGAGTCCGGCCAGATGACGATCGAGCGCATACCGTTCGATCTGGCGCAGGTCGCCACCCAGGTCGTCGCCATGTTCGAGCCCGCCGCCCGCGCCAAGGGATTGCGGCTGTCGTTCAAGCCCCACAGCGGACTCGCGCAGTTTTATGCCGGCGACCCGACCCGCATACGCCAGGTCCTGATCAACCTGGTGGGCAATGCCGTCAAGTTCACCGAAGCCGGCGAAGTGGAAATTACCGCGACGCCCGGCCGGGGTCTGGCCGGCGGAACCGGCGTGCAGCTGCGCGTGCGCGACACCGGAATCGGCATGACGCCCGAGCAGGCGGCGCGCGTGTTCACCCTGTACGCGCAAACCGACGGGTCGATAAGCCGCCGCTACGGCGGCACCGGACTGGGATTGCCGATCAGCAAGAAGCTGGTCGAAATGATGGACGGGACGCTGTCCGTCGCTTGTTCCACCGGTAGAGGCAGCGTCTTCAGCGTGGCGTTGCCGCTGCAAGCCTGCCAACAAACGGCTGCCGCGGCGCCACTGCCCGCCGGCCCGGTCGGCCCGCGCGCAGCCCCCGCGTCTCGCGGACTGGCGCAGGACATCCGCGTGCTGGTGGTCGACGACCACCCCGCCAACCGCGAGCTGATCCTGGATCAGCTCGCCGCCCTGGGCATAGCCGCCGACGCCGCCGAAGGCGCGGCCGCCGCGATGCGCTGGGTAAGAATGCGCCGCTACGACATGGTGCTGACGGATATCTCCATGCCGGAGATCAATGGCTACGCCCTGGCGCAGTTCCTGAGAGCGCGCGGCCCTGCGCTCCCTGTCGTTGCGGTCACGGCGCACGTGGAACCCGACGAACTGCACAGCAGTGCGGCGGACTTTGACGCAATATTGCTCAAGCCTCTGTCGCTACGGGCGCTGCAACGCACGATACGCGAGCACATTCCACAGGCTCCGCTTGGCGATGAACCCCTTGCCTTTACCGATCCGGCGACGCTGCCGCCGGATCCGGCGGTGCTGGCCGCACTGGACTCCAGTCTGAGCGCCTCGCTGGCGGCGATCCGCGACGCACTGGAGCGGGGGGACTTTCAAGGCGTGCGCGAACAGTGCCATTCGATCCGGGGAGCGTTCGCCATGATAGGAAAGACCGCCGTGGCCGAACTCTGCATGCAGATGGGACAGCACGCCGTGGCCCAAGACCGCGCCAAGCTCGATGAGCGGCTGCCGGACCTGGAGACCGCCGCGCGCGCGGCCCTGCGCTGAATCCTGGGTGTTGCCGATTGTCCTCCGGCGCGCGGCCACGTATAACGTCGTCTTGGCCGCCTGCCCAGGACCACCCGCCTGGCAGGCCCTGCGTCAACCCCCAACCAGGTGTCATCCAGCATGAAGGCATACTTCCACGACGACCAGAAACTGCACCATCCGCAGACCTATTTCTCGCGCGGCAAGATGCGCACGCCCCAGGAAGTGCCGTCGCGCCTGGACGCGTTGGCAGAGGCCGCGCGCAAGCTGGGCTTTGACGTGCAGGCGCCGCCCGACCAGGGCGCCGGCGCGATTTCGGCGGTCCACACGCTGGACTACCTGCGTTTCCTGCAAGGGGCGCACGCTGCCTGGAAACAGCTGCCCGACGATTGGGGCGACGAAGTCGTCTCCAATGTCTTCGTGCGCGAACCCAACGCCCTGCGCGGCGTGCTGGCCCAGGCCGCGCGCTACCTGGCCGACGGCAGTTGCCCGGTCGGCCAGCACACCTGGCACTCGGCCTACTGGTCGGCGCAATGCGCCATCGCCGGCGCCGACACGTTGTTGGCGGGCGAGCGCCACGCCTATGCCATCTGCCGCCCGCCCGGCCACCATGCGCGGCGCGACGCGGCCGGCGGCTTCTGCTATTTGAACAATGCCGCCATCGCCGCCCAGCGCCTGAGCTCGCGCTTTCCGCGCGTGGCGATCCTGGACACCGACATGCATCACGGCCAGGGCATCCAGGAGATCTTCTACGAGCGCAGCGACGTGCTGTACGTATCCATCCACGGCGACCCCGAAAACTTCTACCCCGTGGTCGCCGGCCATGAAGACGAACGCGGCGCGGGCGCCGGCTACGGCTACAACATCAACCTGCCCATGCCGCATGGTTCGCCGGAATCGGTGTTCTTCGACAAGCTGGACCAGGCGCGCCGCGCCATCGAACTGTTCCAGCCCGACGCCCTGGTCCTGTCGCTGGGTTTCGACATCTTCGAGAAAGACCCGCAGGCCATGGTCGCCGTCAGCGAGAACGGCTTCGAACGCCTGGGCCGGGAAGTCGGCGGCCTGAAACTGCCGACCCTGATCGTGCAGGAAGGCGGCTATTACATCGAAGGCCTGGAATCGAACGCCTCGCGCTTCTTCGGCGGACTGGCTTCGGCCTGACCCCATGCGCTGCCGGCGTCCCGCCGCGGACGCCGGCTGCAAGCCACCGCCGCAGGGAAACGCGGCGCTAGTGGTTTTCCCTAAAAATGGAAAAGCCCGGTTCACAAGCCGGATCGCCTCCGGTACATTTCGTCCAGTGGCCTGACCACTGGGCCACCAGATATCCAGACACTCCTGGCGCTCTCCGGGGCGCCATGCAAGACAAGCCCGGACAGACCCATTACCCTCTACCTCCCGATCACCCACCCGACCGCAACAATGACCTCTCTCCAGGCCGTCGCCTCCACCCGCCTCTACCGCATGATTGCCGACCAGATCGCCGCGCGCATCAAGGCGGGCGACTTCCCCGCGGGCGGGCGGCTGCCGGCCGAGCGCGAGCTGGCCGAACAGTTGCAGGTCAGCCGCGCCTCGGTGCGCGAAGCGCTGATCGCGCTGGAAATCGAAGGCTATGTGGAGGTCCGAGTGGGCACGGGCGTGTTCGTGAACCCGGCGCGCGAAGACGGCCAGTACCAGTCGCCGCAGCAGGCGCCGCTTGCCGCCAACGGCGTCGAAGCCACCGATATCGGCCCCTTCGACCTGCTGGAAACCCGCTTGCTGCTGGAGCCCGAGTGCGCGGCCCTGGCGGCGCAGAAGGCATCGCCGGCCCAGATCGCGGCGATCCGCGCGGCCCACGACGGCATGTCCCTGACCGAATCGCCCAGCGTCCACGACCGCGCCTTCCACAGCGCGATCGGCGCGGCCTGCGGCAACGCGGCGCTGGCCGCGGCAATTTCCCATATCTGGCACCTGAGCACGCTCAGCCCGGTATTCAACCGCCTTGAAGAACACTTCGTGACCACCAAGGTGTGGAGCGAAGCCCAGCAGGAACACGAACGCATCCTCGCGGCCATTTCCGACCGCGATCCCATCCGCGCGCGCCACGCCATGCACGACCACCTGGTTGGCATCCTGGCGCGCCTGCGGGAAGACTTCGGCAGCGTTGGGATCCGATGATTTGATGAACGCCTGAATCCTGGCCTGACGCCCAGGCCCCCTCCCTGACCGACCGTGCAAGCACCGCCGGCGCAAGACGCGCCGCCTGCGGCAAGGGGAGCGGCTTGCCCGCCGATACGCAAACAGCAGTTCCGCAGCACCCGCAGTACCCGTAAGTCCAATACCTAAAACACATCAAGGTGAAAACATGCAGCTGACCCGTACCGTGAAGCTTTTGAGCGCGGCGCTATTGGCGCTTGGCGCCCATGCCGCCCAGGCCAACAAGGCTGACAACTCCCTCAACATCGCCTTCGACGCAGCGCCCGCCACGCTGGACGCCTACAAGGAATCGGACCGTCCGGGCCTGGCGCTGGCGCGCATGGTGTTCTCGGGGCTGCTGCAGAAAAACCAGGACACGGGCGAATTCGGCCCGGCCATCGCCACCGGCTACAAGTTCGTGGACGACACCACCATCGAACTGCCGATCCGCAAGGACGTGAAGTTCCATGACGGCTCGCTGCTGACCATCGACGACGTGCTGTACACGTTGAACCTGGTGTCATCCGAAGGCTACAAGGCGCGCTTCCAGAACCAGGTCGCCTGGATTGCCAAGGCCGAGAAAGCGTCCGACGACACGGTCCGCATCAAGATGAAGACGCCCTACCCGCTGGCGCTGGAGATGCTGTCGGAGAACCTGCCGATCTATCCGCGCAAGTACTACGAGGCCAACCAGTCCGACATGGGCGCCAAGCCCATCGGCACCGGCCCCTACCGCCTGGTCGAAAGCCAGCCCGGCAGCCGCTACGTCTACGAACGCTTCGAGGACTATTTCGGCGCCAAGCCCGCCGTGCAGAAGCTGGTGGTGCGCGTGCTGCCGGACGCCAACACCCAGTACGCCGAGATGCTGTCCGGCGGCCTGGACTGGATCTGGCGCGTGCCGCCGGACGTGGCCAAGCGCATGGAAAAGCAGCCGGCCGTCACGGTCAAGAGCAGCAGCATCATGCGCATCAGCTATATCTCGCTGAACCCGCGCGCGGACGACGGCAAGTCGCCGCTGGCCAAACAGGAAGTGCGCCAGGCCATCAACTACGCCATCGACCGCGAAGCCATCCGCAAGGCATTGGTCGGCGGCGCGTCCAAGGTGATCAACGCAGCCTGCAACCCGGCGCAGTTCGGCTGCGCCGCCGATGTGCAGACCTACAAATTCGACCCCGCCCGCGCCAAGCAGCTGCTGGCCCAAGCCGGCTATCCCAACGGCGTGACCCTGGACCTGGTGATCTCGGCGCCGCCGCGCGCCATCCTGGACGCCGCCGCCGCGCAGATGGCGCAGGCCGGCATCAAGCTGAACCTGGTCGAGCAGCAGTACGGCACCGCCATGACCAACTGGCGCGAAGGCAAGATCGCCATGCTGTCGTCCAACTGGGGGTCCTACGGCATCGCCGACGCGGCGCTGTCGACCAGCAACTTCTTCCGCGGCGGCCCGGACGACCAGGCGCGCAATCCGGAAGTGATCAAGTTCCTGGAAACCGCCGACACCTCCGTGGACCGCGAACTGCGCGCCAAGAACTACGCCGCCGCCCAGAAGATCGTGGCCGACCAGGCCTACTGGGTGCCGCTGTGGAACCACTCGCTCAACGCCGTGCAGTCCAAGGACCTGAATTTCTCGGTCGACGGCGACGAGTTCCCGCGTTTCTACAAGGCCCGCTGGAACTGACCGGCCCCGCCGGCATGGCCCCGTTCCCACGCCCTGAGGGGCGCGAGCGGCGGCCAATCCGGCGCATACCGTCATAGGTAGCCCCATGATTGCATTCCTGTTTCGCCGCCTGGTGGTGTCCGCGCTGCTGGTGGTGTTCGTCTCGCTGATCAGCTTCTCGCTGGTGTTCGCTTCCGGCAATCCGGCTGCGCGCCTGGCCGGCGAAGGCAGCGCCGCCGACGCCGCCCGGCTGGCCCAGCTGCACGGCTTCAACGATCCCATCCTGGTGCAGTACGGCCGCTGGCTGGGCGGCGTCGCCCGCGGCGATTTCGGCGACAGCCTGTACTTCAGCCGCCCGGTGGCCGAACTGCTGACCCAGCATTTCCCGGCCACCGCCAAGCTGGGCCTGGCCGCCATGCTGTTCGCGCTGCTGCTGGCGATTCCGCTGGGCGTGCTGGCCGGTTTGCGCCGGGGCTCGCTGATCGACCGCGCCACCATGCTGTTGTCGGCCTGCGCCCAGGCCATGCCGCCGTTCTGCCTGGCCTTCCTGCTCATCATCGTCTTCAGCGTGCGCAACCAATGGCTGCCGGCCTCGGGCTTTGACAGCTGGAAGCACTATGTGATGCCCGTGACCGCGCTGGGCCTGTTCGCCATGCCGGCGATGCTGCGCCTGATGAAGTCCGAAATGGAAACCGTGCTGGCCACCGACTACATCCGCACCGCCCGCGCCATGGGCCTGGGCGGTCCCAGCGTCGTGCTCAAGTACGCGTTGCGCAACGCGCTGCGGCCGCTGGTGTCGCTGGCCGCGGCCCAGATGGGCACGCTGCTGGCCGGCTCCGTCGTCATCGAGACCGTGTTCGCCATCAACGGCGCGGGCCTCTTGGCCTGGACTTCGATCCTGCGCGGCGACTTTCCCACGATGCAGGCGCTGATCCTGATCTTCGCCCTGATCTACATCGTCCTGACCCTGGCCGCCGACCTGATCAACGGTTGGCTCGACCCCCGCGTGCGAGTTTCATCATGAGCAGCGTCATCGCCTCCTCCTTTCCCGTCCGCTCCCGCGGCGAACGCGCGGCGCGCGTGGGCCGCGGCTTCGGCCTGGCCATGCTGGCGCTGCTGGTGCTGGCCGGCCTGCTCGGTCCTTATCTGATCCCGCATGACCCGTACACGCAGGACCTGCTGGCGCGGCTGCAGGAACCCGTCTGGGCCGAAGACGGCAGCTGGAACCACATCCTGGGCACCGACCAGCTGGGCCGCGACGTGCTGGCGCGCGCGCTGTACGGCGTGCGCGTGTCGGCGCTGATCGGCCTGTCGGTCGCGCTGATGGGCGGGCTGATCGGCACCACGCTGGGCGTGGCCGCGGGCTACTTCGGCGGCGCAATCGACCGCGTCGTGTCCTTCCTGATCACCGCGCGCCTGGCGCTGCCCATCATCCTGGTGGCGCTGGCGGTGGTGTCGGTGGTCGGCGCATCGCTCACCGTGGTGGTGCTGGTGCTGGGCCTGCTGCTGTGGGAACGCTATGCGCTGGTGGCCCGCACCATGGCGGCCGGCCTGCGCAATGCCGAGTTCGTCACGGCGTCGCGCCTGCAAGGCTGCACCCACCTGCAGATCATCTGGCGCGACATTCTGCCCAACCTGGTGGGCAACCTGCTCATCATCGGCACCGTGGACGCCGCCATGGCGATCACCCTGGAGGCATCGCTGTCGTTCCTGGGCCTGGGCGTGCCGGCGCCGATGCCGTCGCTGGGTCTGATGATCGCCGAAGGCAAGGAAAACATGCTGTTCCAGCCTTCGTTGGTGGTGATCCCCAGCGTGGTGCTGTTCGTGCTGGTGCTGTGCGTGAACCGCGCCGGCGAATCGCTGCGCGCCGTGCAAATGAAGAAAGGCTGATCCCATGACCGACACCAGCCATCCCCTGCTGCGGGTCCAGGACCTGCACATCGACATCCAGACGCCCACCCACGTCAAGCACGTGGTGCGCGCGGTGGACTTCAGCCTGGAGCGCGGCAAGACGCTGTGCATCGTCGGCGAATCGGGCTGCGGCAAGTCGCTGACCGCGCTGGCGCTGCTGGACCTGCTGCCGGCAGCCGCGCGCCGCCGCGTCGCCAAGCTGGAGTTCGCCGGCCAGGACCTGGCGTCGCTGACTCCCAAGGCGCTGGCGCAGCTGCGCGGCGCGCGCATCGCCATGATCTTCCAGGATCCGATGACCTCGCTGAATCCGGTGTTCCCCATCGGCACCCAGTTGGTGGACGTGCTGCGCCGGCACAAGCGCGTCAGCCGCCGCGAGGCCGAGGAACGCGCCGAATACCTGCTGCGCCGCGTCGGCATCGCCAATCCCGACGAGCGCATGCGGCAGTATCCCTTTGAACTGTCGGGCGGCCTGCGCCAGCGCGTCATGATCGCCATGGCGCTGATGTGCGGCCCCGAATTGCTGATCGCCGACGAACCCACCACCGCCCTGGACGTGACCGTGCAGGCCGAGCTGCTGGACCTGCTGCGCGACATCCAGGCCGAGTTCGGGCTGGGCATGGTGTTCATCTCGCACGACATGGGCCTGGTGGCGCGCATCGCCGACCACGTCATCGTCATGTACGCGGGCGACATCGTCGAAGGCGGCAGCGTGCGCGAAGTGCTGGAGCGACCCAGCCATCCCTATACGGCGATGCTGCTGAACTGTATTCCCCAGCCTGGCCGCACCGCGCCGCGCGCCGACCTGCCCACCATCGCGGGCGCCGTGCCGTCGCTGGACAGCGCCATCCGCGGCTGCGCCTTCCGCGAGCGCTGCCCGGCGGCCGAGGCCCGCTGCGCCCAGCCCTTCCCCGCGCGCGTGCAGGGCGGACACCGCTGCCTGTGCATCAAACCCGGCGCGCTGCGCCATGGAGCCGTGGCATGAGCCTGCAACCGACGCCCTCCGCCAGCATCAGCCTGAACGCGCTGTGCTTCCAGTACGGCCGCGCGGGCCTGTTCTCGCGCCGGCCCGCGCCGCGCATCCTGCATGACATCGACCTGCACGTGCCGGCCGGCCAGACCATCGGCCTGGTGGGCGAATCCGGCAGCGGCAAGTCCACCATCGCCAAGCTGATGCTGGGCCTGTTGGCGCCCACGCAAGGCCAGGCGCTGCTGGACGGCAAGCCGCTGGCGGCGATGCCGGCGCGCGCCCGCGCCCGCCGCATCCAGATGGTGTTCCAGGATCCGTACTCTTCGCTCAATCCGCGCCGCACCATCAACGAAATCCTGACCGCGCCGCTGCGCACGCATGGCATCGGCAATGCAGCATCGCAGGCTGCCTCGGTGCGGCGGATGATGGACGCCGTGGGCCTGGTGCCGGCCTTCGCCGCGCGCTATCCGCGCGAGCTGTCGGGCGGCCAGCGCCAGCGCGTGGCGATCGCCCGCGCGCTGATGCTGGAGCCGCAACTGCTGATCTGCGACGAACCCACTTCCGCCTTGGACGTATCGGTGCAGGCGCAGATCCTGAACCTCTTGATGGAGCTGCAACGCGAACGCGGCCTGGGCTATCTGTTCATCAGCCACAACCTGGCCGTGGTGCAGCACATTGCCGACGAGATCGTGGTGCTGCAAGGCGGCCGCGTGGTCGAGCGCGGCCCCGCCAGCCAGGTGTATTTCGAGCCGGTCCACCCGTATACCCGGCAGCTCATCGGCGCCACCCTGGCGGTGCCGCAGGCGCAGGAGCTCGCGGCATGAACCCACAAGGCGCACGCCACCTGCTGCTGGTCGGCAACGATCAGAAAGTCACCTGGGACGACGGCCAGATCCGTTTCCTGGCGCCCGGCAACGACAGCCTGTGCGTCTACGACGCGGCGGCCAACCCCGCCGCGCCCGAACTCGTCGCGACCTTGTCCCTGCCCAATTCGCTGTTCGGCCCGCCGGTCAATCTGGCGGTCACGCCGGACCAACGCCTGGGCCTGATCGCCGATTCCATGGACTGGCGCGCGCGCGCCGACGGCAACGGCTGGCAGCCCGAGCCGGGCCGCGGCCTGTACGTGATCGACCTGGAGGCCAGCCCGCCCGCCATCGTTCAGCGGCTGGAGACCGGGCTGCAGCCTTCCGGCCTTTCCATCAATCGCGCCGGCACGCTGGCGCTGGTGGCCAACAAGGCTGGCCGCTCGGTGTCGGTGCTGCGCATCGCCGGCAAGCGCGCCGAGGTCTGCGGCGAGGTGGACCTGGGCACCCCGGTCGTGGCCGTGTCCTTTTCCGCCGACGGCCGCCGCGCCTTCGTGGTCAAGACCGACACACACCGCCTGGGCGTGCTGCATATCGACGAAAGCGGCGCGCAGCCCCTGGTGACGCACGATCCCGCCGAAGACCTGACCACGGGTCTCGTGCCGTTCAACCTGGTGGTGTCGCCCGACGGCGCGCTGGCGCTGGTGGTGGACATGGGCAGCCCGACCGCCTCGGACGGCCACGCGGATTCGGTCAGCGTGGTGGACCTGCGCGCCGACCCGCCGCGCGTGATCGACCGCGTCATGGTCGAGGACGGCCCGGAAGGCATCGCCATCAGCCCCGACGGCCGTTATGCGGCGGTCGCCATCGTGCAAGGTTCCAACAACCCGTCCAGCGCCTGGTTCCACCACCCGCGCGGACAGATCGTATTGCTGCGTATCGACGGCCAATCCGTGACCCGCGCCGGCGCCATGGATGTCGGCGCGCTGCCCGAAGGCGTGGCCTTCAGCCCCGACAGCCGTTACCTGTACGTCGGCAACTTCCTGGATGCCGAAATGCAAATCCTCGCCGTGGGCGACCACGGCCTGAGCGATACGGGCACCCGCATCGCCCTGCCCGGACGGCCCGCCTCGATGCGCGCCCAATCCTACTGACCCTACCCATCCCCCCTGCTCCCGGAGTTCCGCCATGACCACCGCTCCTCAAAAGAAACAGACCCTGCTGGCCGCCGCCCTGCTCGCCCTCGCCGGCCTGGCGCCGCTGTCGGCCCACGCCCTGGACATCAAGCTCGGCCACGTGCTGGCCCCCAGCCACAGCTGGAACAAGGCCGCGGAAGGGTTCGCCGCCGAAGTGAAGGAAAAGACCGCCGGCCGCGTCAATTTCGTGCTGTTCCCCAGCGGCCAGCTGGGCAATGAAAAGACCATGCTCGAAGGCCTGCAGATCGGCAGCCAGGGCGCGGCCATCATCGGCTCCGGTTCGCTGCAGCCCATCGAACCCAAGTTCGGCGTGGTGGAACTGCCCTACACCTGGTCCACCTCGCAACAGGCCTACAAGGCATTCGACGGCGAGCTGGGCGTAGCGCTGGCCAAGCTGGCCGACAAGAAAAACCTGACCATCATCTCGTGGTGGGAAAACGGCTTTCGCCACGTCACCAACAACCGCGGGGCCGTCAACAAGCCCGCCGACCTGGCCGGCCTGAAGACCCGCGTCACGCCCGACAAGATGCGGCTGGACACCTTCACCGCCCTGGGCGCCAACCCCGCGCCGCTGGCCTTCGGCGAGCTGTATTC includes these proteins:
- a CDS encoding TRAP transporter substrate-binding protein; its protein translation is MTTAPQKKQTLLAAALLALAGLAPLSAHALDIKLGHVLAPSHSWNKAAEGFAAEVKEKTAGRVNFVLFPSGQLGNEKTMLEGLQIGSQGAAIIGSGSLQPIEPKFGVVELPYTWSTSQQAYKAFDGELGVALAKLADKKNLTIISWWENGFRHVTNNRGAVNKPADLAGLKTRVTPDKMRLDTFTALGANPAPLAFGELYSALQQKVFDAQENPLSIIYTSSFFEVQKYLSLTGHVWGPANLIISKPVWNRISADDKKIVQAAADKWRDAQRQMITDGDQQFIAQLKDKGMQVNEVDKPAFAAAVAPVWKTYSVTYGPELMALVQKYREAK